ttcTGTGCACTAATCTTATTGGCTAAGGATGTTGCCAGGGGCAGAGCCTcccacattacattacattaatgacattattatttattatgtttcatCTTATAATTAttggtttgatattttaattattttgttttcattcgttcattcattcGATGAAAGGATCAAAGATCCTGattcagagaagaagaagacgatgaAGAGATAAAGATCAACAAccttcattttttaatctgttcagACTCAAACTCTGCTCCAGGTCCTAAAACACCTCAGATCAGCTTTAATTATTTCTCCTATTTGTCATATTAAGACGAACACTATGAATGACGTTATTTCATCACCTCGTTACCTGTCTCACCTTCATGTTGGCAGCTACACCCTGAGACACTGCCTCCTCCCCACCTGTCTCACTGCCAACCTCGGCTCCTCCCTGCAGTTCGGGGACGAGACAGCAGGCGTCTCCACCAGGGACCCGGAGGGCATTGGAAAGAAATAACATGGATGACGCATCGACGTCCTTTAACGGTCCTGAGGGAATAATacgtcacaggaaacaaaataaaaatctactCTATCAGTTtgtgaaagatttttttatgtgtggtTCTGCaccaacaaccaatcacagagcttaTTTTCTGTGATGTCACCGTCATCCAGAAAACACCTCTTCTAGAGTCACAACATCCAGAAACATCTAGTCCaatatacaaatatgaaaaatgagagATATTCTCTCAATGAAACATTGTTCCAACCAcaacatgaattcatttgaCTTTAACAGATGATTTGAGATTCTTTGGTGCCTGATGATGAAGGTCATTCACTCAAACTAAagataaaatctaaaatatcatctcaatcaacagaaacattcaaattaaCCTGACACTGATCCAGACGACACATCTGGAGGTCAATGgggaagaggtcagaggtcatcccGTCTCACTGTTTATCAATCTGTGACCTGAACTTTACATTAACTGATAAATACAAGGTTTGATTGGTCGACATTCATGTGTTAATCTGTAACATCAGAGCGACTCATTGTTCAGCCgttgttcattaaaaaacaaatgaaatgtgtgtatgtgtgtgtgtgtgagatgaataATGTATGAATCACGTCATGAATGAAGATAAAAGATCTTTTCTGCTGTTTCCTTACAAATGCTAATAACAATCAGCTAATTTACATGAGGAGCTTCGTCTGTAACAGGAAACATCAGTAAGAgtctcagctgctgctctgatcaTGTTATTGATCATGATATTGATACTGTGTATAAATACGATCAgggactgtgtataaagacgatcattgactgtatataaagacgataagtgactgtaaataaagacaatccctgattgtatataaagacgatcagtgactgtatataaagacgatcactgactgtatataaagacgatcactgactgtatataaagacgatcactgactgtatataaagacgatcattgactgtaaataaatacgatcactgactgtatataaagacgatcactgactgtatataagatgatcagcgactgtatagaCTATATATCCTCTATACATATAAAGATTTTTATAAGTAAagatgtttcactctgtggttttgtgtgaaTCTGCTTCttttaattaacaaaaaacaggaggaaaacccagagaataaaaagaatcacacgatgagaagagaaagagagaggggggtttaCATCCCCACTGTCGGCCAATCAGAGTGCAGCAATAaccagagagagcgagagagagagagagaggaggaggaggaaaagatgcTGAATATTTTTATAGAAGTTCAGACCAGAGGAGACCTgaaggagaaacaggaaaatagaggatgaagaggatgaacagAGATGAAGGTTGAGCTTTGACCTGACCAATAAAACCGACTgagggagaaacagaaggagaaggaggaagaggaagaggagaaggagaaggaggaagaggagtccAGATGTTGAGTGTGTGGAGCCTCCATCATGGATGATGTGACACCTGGTGGCGCCGCAGGTGAGCTGCACCTGAGGCACCACAACTACCTGGTTCTGATCCTCGGCTTGCCCCTGATCCTGGTCATCATCCTGGGGAACgtcctggtgtgtgtgagtgttctcACCCATCACTCGCTGAAGACCGCCACCAACTACTTCATTGTCAGCCTGGCGGTCGCCGACCTGCTGCTGGCCGTGATGGTGCTGCCGCTGTATGTCTACTCTgaggtcagtgtcagtgacGACGTCTACTCTTAGCAGAAATTATCATGATTGTCCCCTGGTATCTGgcttgtctttatatacagttagtgatcgtctttatatacagtcagtgatcttctttatatacagtcagtgaacgtctttatatacagtcgctgatcgtcttcatatacagtcactgatcgtctttatatacagtcactgatcgtctttatatacagtcagtgaacgtctttatatacagtcgctgatcgtcttcatatacagtcactgatcgtctttatatacagtcactgatcgtctttatatacagtcagtgaacgtctttatatacagtcagtgaacgtctttatatacagtcactgatcgtctttatatacagtcagtgatcgtcttcatatacagtcactgatcatctttatatacagtcgctgatcgtcttcatatacagtcgctgatcgtctttatatacagtcactgatcatctttatatacagtcgctgatcgtcttcatatacagtcactgatcgtctttatatacagtcactgatcgtctttatatacagtcagtgaacgtctttatatacagtcagtgatcgtcttcatatacagtcactgatcgtctttatatacagttagtgatcgtctttatatacagtcagtgatcgtctttatatacagtcgctgatcgtcttcatatacagtcactgatcgtctttatatacagtcactgatcgtctttatatacagtcagtgaacgtctttatatacagtcagtgatcgtctttatatacagtcagtgatcgtctttatatacagtcactgatcgtctttatatacagtcagtgaacgtctttatatacagtcgctgatcgtcttcatatacagtcactgatcgtctttatatacagtcagtgatcgtcttcatatacagtcactgatcatctttatatacagtcgctgatcatctttatatacagtcgctgatcgtcttcatatacagtcgctgatcgtctttatatacagtcactgatcgtctttatatacagtcagtgaacgtctttatatacagtcagtgatcgtcttcatatacagtcactgatcgtctttatatacagttagtgatcgtctttatatacagtcagtgatcgtctttatatacagtcagtgaacgtctttatatacagtcgctgatcgtctttatatacagtcgctgatcatctttatatacagttactgacctttttatatacagtcgctgatcgtctttatatacagtcgctgatcatctttatatacagttactgacctttttatatacagtcgctgatcgtctttatatacagtcagtgatcatctttatatacggtcactgatcgtctttatatacagtcgctgatcgtctttatatacagtcactgatcgtctttatatacagtcgctgatcgtctttatatacagtcagtgatcatctttatatacagtcgctgatcgtctttatatacagtcagtgatcatctttatatacagtcgctgatcgtctttatatacagtcagtgatcatctttatatacagttactgatcatctttatatacagtcgctgatcatctttatatacagtcactgatcatctttatatacagttactgatcgtctttatatacagtcgctgatcgtctttatatacagtcgctgatcgtctttatatacaatcgctgatcgtctttatatacagtcgctgatcctCTTTATATGCAGTTATTgattatctttatatacagttattgataAGAACACATCTGCTCAGATGTCAGTGAGAAACCAGAATGAGGATGTTTAAAACTGTTAGTTGAGGttatatgtctgtctgtagtttctggGCGTCTGGACACTGACCACCAACATCTGTGACGCTCTGATGACCATGGACGTGATGCTGTGCACCGCCTCCATCCTCAACCTGTGTGCCATCAGTGTGGACAGGTGAGTCCAACATGTCCCACAACATATCTGACAATTTGTTTGATTCTAGATCTGATGACAGACTTTAGTCACGTGGGACtatcagagaaatgaaaatgtctgtactgtatCACAGGTACATTGCTGTGGTGGTCCCTCTCCAGTACAACAGGAACCAGTTCAGTGTCCGTCAGCTGGCCCTCATCACAGCGACCTGGGTTCTGTCTCTGGGCGTGGCCAGTCCAGTCATCTTCGGTCTGAACCAGGTGCCGGTTCGTGATCCGAGCGTTTGCAAACTGGAGAACGACCGTTTTGTGGTGTACTCGTCCGTCTGCTCCTTCTTTGTGCCTTGTCCCGTCATGCTCCTCTTGTATTACTTGATGTTTCGAGGTCTGCGGCGGTGGAGCGGTCGGAGTCGATCTCAGGTGGGTCGGCCAGGTCCAGCTCTCTCCCTGCGTCTCAGCTCACCTCTAGAGCGAGATGAAACCACGAAAACTAGGAAAGACGAAGTGGTGTACACGATGCCAACTGACCTCAGCCCGTCCCACGGGGGGACGGTGGTGGCGAAGAGTGACCCGAGGACGGACAGTGTGTCGTACGGAGAGGTCACAGACTGGGGGGAGGGGCTCAGCAGAGAGATGAAGGACAGCGCCGctgcaaagagaagaagaagaaacagcaaGAGCAGCAGAGTCAGTGGGAGGGAGCGCAAAGCCATGAAGGTCCTGCCAGTGGTCGTGGGTGagcaccagaaccagaaccagaacctgaacctgaacctgaacctgaacctctCTAAAGTCAAGTTTTTCttactgtctttctctctgtgtctcaggtgtgtttcTGGCCTGTTGGACACCGTTCTTCATCGTCCATGTCACCAAAGTTTTGTGTCAGTCATGTGACATCAGCCCCGCCCTCATCTCTGTGGTAACGTGGCTCGGCTATGTCAACAGCGCTGTCAACCCTGTCATCTACACCGCCTTCAACACCGAGTTCAGGAACGTCTTTCACAAGCTGATCTGGTGTGGGACATGAAACTACAACTGTAGGGCTATTTTCATATCAGCCCAGAGACAAATATCGTTCtttgatatttgacatttttcatggcGATGTTCTTTAAAggttttaaatgtctgttggcttttattgatttaaaaagatttagAAAACCAAACTGAGAGAATATTGTAATGAAGTTTATAATAATTTTATCTGTGACGTTAATGTGATGACACACCAGATTATTTGTCAAATGACAAGGAGACacattgaaatttttttttttataaaaccaCATGAAAATACCCATGGACTCTCAGGGACAACAGCCATGGAAAACGAAggggttaccatggtaacacgGAGCACACATCCTCCAACTGCTACATGTAATAAACATGTTGAACAATAAAAACCTGATGTGAAGTTTCACTGATATTTGAAGGCTAATTATCACCATGTTAACATGAAGCTACACACCAAACACTCGTTACACACTATTTGTTATACACTCTGATATGATACtattattttcaatgttttatattatatatcattttatttattatttgatattaGAAATCTATGTAGTCTATGTATTTtctcatattaatattttagttattttatagtagatataatttttttgcataGTAACTGGAATATATCGTGGCTGAAGTTTCCGGTTCTAAACCGTTTCACTCAGtttagcattttcattttctcaggtTCTATGTTCGGGTCTAACAGAGCAGGTGTAGTAACAGAGCAGGTGAAGTAAAAgaccaggtgtagtaacagaccaggtgtagtaacagaccaggtgaagtaaCAGATCAGGTGTAGTCACAgaccaggtgtagtaacagaccaggtgaagtaatagaccaggtgtagtaacagaccaggtgaagtaaCAGAGCAGGTGAagtaacagaccaggtgtaataacagaccaggtgaagtaatagaccaggtgtagtaacagaccaggtgaagtaaCAGAGCAGGTGAagtaacagaccaggtgtagtaacagaccaggtgaagtaatagaccaggtgtagtaacagaccaggtgtagtaacagaccaggtgaagtaatagaccaggtgtagtaacagaccaggtgaagtaacagaggaggtgaagtaacagaccaggtgtagtaacagaccaggtgaagtaataaaccaggtgtagt
This region of Scophthalmus maximus strain ysfricsl-2021 chromosome 12, ASM2237912v1, whole genome shotgun sequence genomic DNA includes:
- the drd4-rs gene encoding dopamine receptor D4 related sequence, with the translated sequence MDDVTPGGAAGELHLRHHNYLVLILGLPLILVIILGNVLVCVSVLTHHSLKTATNYFIVSLAVADLLLAVMVLPLYVYSEFLGVWTLTTNICDALMTMDVMLCTASILNLCAISVDRYIAVVVPLQYNRNQFSVRQLALITATWVLSLGVASPVIFGLNQVPVRDPSVCKLENDRFVVYSSVCSFFVPCPVMLLLYYLMFRGLRRWSGRSRSQVGRPGPALSLRLSSPLERDETTKTRKDEVVYTMPTDLSPSHGGTVVAKSDPRTDSVSYGEVTDWGEGLSREMKDSAAAKRRRRNSKSSRVSGRERKAMKVLPVVVGVFLACWTPFFIVHVTKVLCQSCDISPALISVVTWLGYVNSAVNPVIYTAFNTEFRNVFHKLIWCGT